Proteins from a genomic interval of Sander vitreus isolate 19-12246 chromosome 6, sanVit1, whole genome shotgun sequence:
- the LOC144519090 gene encoding uncharacterized protein LOC144519090 isoform X1 yields the protein MNGVKEEAEQRGEDCRQLPAQGDVQTEEEPSSKKTRTRSKRRCHICPVCSRAFTRPYRLAAHMCTHSGDKPHSCSVCGKRFAEKKTLTVHQRVHTGEKPHSCTVCGVSFAQRSCLRRHKLGHAAEKPHRCSVCGRGFIQRRHLVQHERTHTGERPFGCSLCPKRFASSSGLTEHQKTHAETSPHSCPVCEKNFSTPASLRDHVRLHTGQKPHRCSLCSKSFNRPGLLKKHLQKHAAEKAAAAAGKEEAPHRCFLCRKDFSSAEELQQHLRLHQRGLAFVCDICDRSFSKASRLREHIRSHTGEKPFQCGVCKKQFSRQRVLTRHLEIHSREGRNVAPAAASADASAPATTAAAADAPDPAAPDNSSTLSDADNKKAEEPLKDGSLNGLQVENRNDEEEAVHSLTDGGPGSVKKLYICSFCGKSLSRPYRLKEHMKMHTAEELQRCSVCGKSFSTTTNLKAHEKTHLANKPHPCSICPRSFLWPSQLRRHMRVHIRDGLIADPADKELWFNMKTEEEEEEDEEEEREEGLSEQDSEDLSTFATSGPLTGNHGDQDTPLLKEDEDEDVGGLINSDGEEEDWRPPLIEQDGRSEIQADSGGAGKRKHCCPVCGRDCFKASALQKHLRIHSGERPFQCPICRKSFIQQAHMREHQRTHTGEKPYTCTECNRSFAFSSALRRHQRLHADARPYQCTICQKTFKQQSVLKCHQLTHSGVRFPCPLCSKSFSRTLELTYHMDSRHSNARPYFCNICKKNLSKPRTFRNHMKLHEATNSPTPRAGPADAEISSLEV from the exons GAGACGTCCAGACGGAGGAAGAACCGTCATCCAAAAAAACCAGGACTCGGTCAAAACGCCGCTGCCACATCTGCCCGGTATGCAGCCGCGCGTTCACTCGTCCGTATCGGCTGGCGGCCCACATGTGCACGCACTCGGGCGACAAGCCGCACAGCTGCTCCGTGTGCGGGAAGCGCTTCGCCGAGAAGAAAACCTTGACGGTGCACCAGCGAGTTCACACCGGTGAGAAGCCGCACTCCTGCACGGTCTGCGGCGTCAGCTTTGCCCAGCGGAGCTGCCTGCGGCGCCATAAGCTCGGGCACGCCGCAGAAAAACCCCACCGTTGCTCGGTGTGCGGCCGCGGCTTCATCCAGCGGCGCCATCTCGTACAGCACGAACGGACGCACACCGGAGAGAGGCCGTTCGGCTGCTCGCTGTGCCCCAAGCGCTTCGCCTCCAGTTCGGGCCTTACCGAGCACCAGAAGACCCACGCCGAGACGAGCCCGCACTCCTGCCCGGTCTGCGAGAAGAACTTCTCCACGCCGGCGTCCCTCAGGGACCACGTGAGGCTCCACACCGGACAGAAGCCGCACCGCTGCTCGCTGTGCTCCAAGAGCTTCAACCGGCCGGGCCTCCTGAAGAAACACCTGCAGAAACATGCAGCGGAAAAAGCTGCCGCTGCAGCTGGGAAG GAGGAAGCGCCTCACCGCTGCTTCCTGTGCCGCAAAGATTTCTCCTCTGccgaggagctgcagcagcaccTGCGGCTCCACCAGAGGGGGCTGGCGTTTGTGTGCGACATCTGCGACCGCAGTTTCAGCAAAGCGTCCCGGCTGAGGGAGCACATCCGCTCTCACACCGGGGAGAAGCCGTTTCAGTGCGGCGTCTGCAAGAAACAGTTCTCGAGGCAGAGGGTGTTAACGAGGCACCTGGAGATCCACAGCAGGGAGGGACGCAATGTCGCTCCCGCTGCCGCCTCTGCCGACGCCAGTGCTCCCGCTaccaccgctgctgctgctgacgcCCCCGACCCCGCCGCGCCTGACAACAGCTCCACGCTGTCGGACGCAGACAACAAG AAAGCAGAGGAGCCGCTCAAAGACGGCAGTCTGAACGGGCTGCAGGTCGAGAACCGGAACGATGAAGAGGAAGCGGTGCATTCACTGACCG ACGGTGGTCCCGGCAGCGTCAAGAAGCTCTACATCTGCTCCTTCTGTGGGAAGAGCCTATCGAGGCCGTACAGACTGAAAGAACACATGAAGATGCACACGGCGGAGGAGCTGCAACGCTGCTCGGTGTGCGGGAAGTCCTTCTCCACCACGACCAACCTGAAGGCTCACGAGAAGACGCACCTGGCCAACAAACCGCACCCCTGCAGCATCTGCCCCCGGAGCTTCCTGTGGCCCAGCCAGCTCCGCAGACACATGAGGGTCCACATCCGGGACGGACTCATCGCAGACCCCGCAGACAAG GAGTTGTGGTTCAACATGAAgactgaagaggaggaggaggaggatgaggaggaagaacGGGAGGAAGGCCTGAGTGAGCAG GACTCAGAAGACCTTTCTACCTTCGCTACGTCAGGACCGCTAACTGGTAACCATGGCGACCAGGACACGCCGCTGTTGAAGGAGGACGAGGACGAAGACGTCGGCGGTTTGATAAACTCTGACGGAGAGGAAGAGGACTGGAGACCGCCGCTGATCG AACAAGACGGCCGCTCTGAGATCCAGGCAGACAGCGGAGGCGCCGGGAAAAGGAAGCACTGCTGTCCCGTGTGTGGCCGCGACTGTTTCAAGGCGTCGGCGCTGCAGAAACACCTGAGGATCCACTCGGGCGAGCGTCCGTTCCAGTGCCCCATCTGCAGGAAGAGCTTCATCCAGCAGGCGCACATGAGGGAGCACCAGAGGACCCACACGGGCGAGAAGCCCTACACCTGCACCGAGTGCAACCGGAGCTTCGCCTTCTCCAGCGCCCTGCGGCGCCACCAGCGGCTGCACGCCGACGCCCGGCCGTACCAGTGCACCATCTGCCAGAAGACCTTCAAACAGCAGAGCGTGCTCAAGTGCCACCAGCTGACGCACTCGGGCGTCCGCTTCCCGTGTCCGCTGTGCAGCAAGAGCTTCAGCCGCACCCTGGAGCTCACCTACCACATGGACAGCAGGCACTCCAACGCCCGGCCGTACTTCTGCAACATCTGCAAGAAGAACCTGAGCAAACCCAGGACCTTCCGCAACCACATGAAGCTACACGAGGCGACAAACTCGCCGACGCCGCGAGCAGGACCGGCAGACGCCGAGATCTCGTCTCTCGAAGTCTGA
- the LOC144519090 gene encoding uncharacterized protein LOC144519090 isoform X2, with the protein MCTHSGDKPHSCSVCGKRFAEKKTLTVHQRVHTGEKPHSCTVCGVSFAQRSCLRRHKLGHAAEKPHRCSVCGRGFIQRRHLVQHERTHTGERPFGCSLCPKRFASSSGLTEHQKTHAETSPHSCPVCEKNFSTPASLRDHVRLHTGQKPHRCSLCSKSFNRPGLLKKHLQKHAAEKAAAAAGKEEAPHRCFLCRKDFSSAEELQQHLRLHQRGLAFVCDICDRSFSKASRLREHIRSHTGEKPFQCGVCKKQFSRQRVLTRHLEIHSREGRNVAPAAASADASAPATTAAAADAPDPAAPDNSSTLSDADNKKAEEPLKDGSLNGLQVENRNDEEEAVHSLTDGGPGSVKKLYICSFCGKSLSRPYRLKEHMKMHTAEELQRCSVCGKSFSTTTNLKAHEKTHLANKPHPCSICPRSFLWPSQLRRHMRVHIRDGLIADPADKELWFNMKTEEEEEEDEEEEREEGLSEQDSEDLSTFATSGPLTGNHGDQDTPLLKEDEDEDVGGLINSDGEEEDWRPPLIEQDGRSEIQADSGGAGKRKHCCPVCGRDCFKASALQKHLRIHSGERPFQCPICRKSFIQQAHMREHQRTHTGEKPYTCTECNRSFAFSSALRRHQRLHADARPYQCTICQKTFKQQSVLKCHQLTHSGVRFPCPLCSKSFSRTLELTYHMDSRHSNARPYFCNICKKNLSKPRTFRNHMKLHEATNSPTPRAGPADAEISSLEV; encoded by the exons ATGTGCACGCACTCGGGCGACAAGCCGCACAGCTGCTCCGTGTGCGGGAAGCGCTTCGCCGAGAAGAAAACCTTGACGGTGCACCAGCGAGTTCACACCGGTGAGAAGCCGCACTCCTGCACGGTCTGCGGCGTCAGCTTTGCCCAGCGGAGCTGCCTGCGGCGCCATAAGCTCGGGCACGCCGCAGAAAAACCCCACCGTTGCTCGGTGTGCGGCCGCGGCTTCATCCAGCGGCGCCATCTCGTACAGCACGAACGGACGCACACCGGAGAGAGGCCGTTCGGCTGCTCGCTGTGCCCCAAGCGCTTCGCCTCCAGTTCGGGCCTTACCGAGCACCAGAAGACCCACGCCGAGACGAGCCCGCACTCCTGCCCGGTCTGCGAGAAGAACTTCTCCACGCCGGCGTCCCTCAGGGACCACGTGAGGCTCCACACCGGACAGAAGCCGCACCGCTGCTCGCTGTGCTCCAAGAGCTTCAACCGGCCGGGCCTCCTGAAGAAACACCTGCAGAAACATGCAGCGGAAAAAGCTGCCGCTGCAGCTGGGAAG GAGGAAGCGCCTCACCGCTGCTTCCTGTGCCGCAAAGATTTCTCCTCTGccgaggagctgcagcagcaccTGCGGCTCCACCAGAGGGGGCTGGCGTTTGTGTGCGACATCTGCGACCGCAGTTTCAGCAAAGCGTCCCGGCTGAGGGAGCACATCCGCTCTCACACCGGGGAGAAGCCGTTTCAGTGCGGCGTCTGCAAGAAACAGTTCTCGAGGCAGAGGGTGTTAACGAGGCACCTGGAGATCCACAGCAGGGAGGGACGCAATGTCGCTCCCGCTGCCGCCTCTGCCGACGCCAGTGCTCCCGCTaccaccgctgctgctgctgacgcCCCCGACCCCGCCGCGCCTGACAACAGCTCCACGCTGTCGGACGCAGACAACAAG AAAGCAGAGGAGCCGCTCAAAGACGGCAGTCTGAACGGGCTGCAGGTCGAGAACCGGAACGATGAAGAGGAAGCGGTGCATTCACTGACCG ACGGTGGTCCCGGCAGCGTCAAGAAGCTCTACATCTGCTCCTTCTGTGGGAAGAGCCTATCGAGGCCGTACAGACTGAAAGAACACATGAAGATGCACACGGCGGAGGAGCTGCAACGCTGCTCGGTGTGCGGGAAGTCCTTCTCCACCACGACCAACCTGAAGGCTCACGAGAAGACGCACCTGGCCAACAAACCGCACCCCTGCAGCATCTGCCCCCGGAGCTTCCTGTGGCCCAGCCAGCTCCGCAGACACATGAGGGTCCACATCCGGGACGGACTCATCGCAGACCCCGCAGACAAG GAGTTGTGGTTCAACATGAAgactgaagaggaggaggaggaggatgaggaggaagaacGGGAGGAAGGCCTGAGTGAGCAG GACTCAGAAGACCTTTCTACCTTCGCTACGTCAGGACCGCTAACTGGTAACCATGGCGACCAGGACACGCCGCTGTTGAAGGAGGACGAGGACGAAGACGTCGGCGGTTTGATAAACTCTGACGGAGAGGAAGAGGACTGGAGACCGCCGCTGATCG AACAAGACGGCCGCTCTGAGATCCAGGCAGACAGCGGAGGCGCCGGGAAAAGGAAGCACTGCTGTCCCGTGTGTGGCCGCGACTGTTTCAAGGCGTCGGCGCTGCAGAAACACCTGAGGATCCACTCGGGCGAGCGTCCGTTCCAGTGCCCCATCTGCAGGAAGAGCTTCATCCAGCAGGCGCACATGAGGGAGCACCAGAGGACCCACACGGGCGAGAAGCCCTACACCTGCACCGAGTGCAACCGGAGCTTCGCCTTCTCCAGCGCCCTGCGGCGCCACCAGCGGCTGCACGCCGACGCCCGGCCGTACCAGTGCACCATCTGCCAGAAGACCTTCAAACAGCAGAGCGTGCTCAAGTGCCACCAGCTGACGCACTCGGGCGTCCGCTTCCCGTGTCCGCTGTGCAGCAAGAGCTTCAGCCGCACCCTGGAGCTCACCTACCACATGGACAGCAGGCACTCCAACGCCCGGCCGTACTTCTGCAACATCTGCAAGAAGAACCTGAGCAAACCCAGGACCTTCCGCAACCACATGAAGCTACACGAGGCGACAAACTCGCCGACGCCGCGAGCAGGACCGGCAGACGCCGAGATCTCGTCTCTCGAAGTCTGA